One genomic window of Methanosarcina acetivorans C2A includes the following:
- a CDS encoding dihydrolipoyl dehydrogenase, whose amino-acid sequence MKNYDLIVIGTGSGMNYVNSIIDSKPEMKIAVIDKDEPGGICLTRGCIPSKLLLYPAELVREIWTAPLFGIRLEIKDIDFRMIMERMRRRIGKDIDTIRDGLNEDTYLDYYHEAAEFISPYTLRVGEETLHSEMIFLCTGSKPSIPPVKGLEETGYLTSDTVLELEERPKSLAILGGSYIGAEYGHFFSAMGAEVTVIGRNSHFLPQEEPEISELARIKMSEYMKIITNHEAIEVRKESNGQKTVVAKDRKSGEEIKITADEILVATGRTPNTDILHPEKAGIKIDSQGWIMVDKYLETSQPNIWAFGDANGKYLLKHVGNYESGIVYLNAIMKEKVRADYHAVPHAVFSYPEIAGVGMSEKEALEEYGENRVVIGFKLFEDTAKGSAMEARGYFVKVILDSLEETILGAHIIGPHASILIHQIIPLMYAPSRSAKPIIRSMDIHPSLSEVVTRAFYSRFSPEQYHHIMKHLGLED is encoded by the coding sequence ATGAAAAATTACGATCTGATTGTGATAGGTACGGGTTCAGGGATGAACTACGTGAACTCTATCATCGATTCGAAACCGGAGATGAAAATAGCTGTTATAGATAAAGATGAACCCGGGGGGATCTGCCTTACCAGAGGGTGCATCCCTTCAAAGCTTCTGCTCTATCCTGCGGAGCTTGTCAGGGAAATCTGGACAGCTCCACTTTTCGGCATTAGGCTTGAGATAAAAGATATCGATTTCCGCATGATAATGGAACGGATGCGCAGAAGGATAGGGAAGGATATCGATACGATCAGGGACGGCCTAAACGAAGACACCTACCTTGACTATTATCACGAAGCCGCCGAATTCATATCCCCGTATACCCTCAGGGTTGGAGAAGAAACCCTTCACTCCGAGATGATTTTCCTGTGCACGGGCTCAAAACCTTCAATCCCGCCGGTTAAAGGGCTTGAAGAAACCGGCTACCTTACAAGCGATACCGTGCTTGAACTCGAGGAACGCCCTAAAAGCCTTGCCATTCTCGGAGGAAGTTATATAGGAGCTGAGTACGGGCACTTTTTTTCAGCCATGGGAGCTGAAGTCACGGTCATAGGGAGAAATTCGCATTTTCTCCCCCAGGAAGAACCCGAAATCTCCGAACTTGCCAGGATAAAGATGTCGGAATATATGAAGATCATTACAAACCACGAGGCAATAGAAGTCAGAAAAGAAAGCAACGGGCAGAAAACCGTTGTTGCAAAGGACAGAAAGTCGGGGGAGGAGATAAAAATTACCGCGGACGAAATCCTGGTTGCAACAGGCCGAACTCCGAATACTGATATTCTACACCCCGAAAAGGCAGGAATCAAGATCGACAGCCAGGGCTGGATTATGGTTGATAAATATCTTGAAACCTCCCAGCCAAATATCTGGGCTTTCGGGGACGCAAACGGAAAATACCTGCTCAAGCATGTGGGAAACTATGAGTCCGGAATAGTTTATCTCAATGCGATCATGAAGGAAAAAGTAAGGGCAGACTACCATGCCGTACCACACGCCGTTTTCTCCTATCCTGAAATTGCAGGGGTCGGGATGTCAGAAAAGGAAGCTCTTGAGGAGTACGGGGAAAACAGGGTGGTTATCGGCTTTAAGCTCTTTGAAGATACGGCAAAGGGATCTGCTATGGAAGCCAGGGGTTACTTCGTAAAAGTGATCCTGGACAGCCTGGAAGAGACAATTCTGGGTGCTCACATCATTGGACCCCATGCCTCGATCCTGATCCACCAGATTATTCCTCTCATGTACGCGCCCTCAAGAAGTGCAAAGCCAATTATCCGCAGTATGGACATCCACCCGTCCCTCAGCGAAGTTGTCACCAGAGCCTTTTATTCCAGGTTTTCCCCTGAACAATACCACCATATTATGAAACATCTCGGGCTTGAGGACTGA